A single Candidatus Limnocylindrales bacterium DNA region contains:
- the metK gene encoding methionine adenosyltransferase: MSVDEFIFTSESVSEGHPDKVCDQISDAVLDAHLAGDPHSRVACETLVATDLVVMAGEITSKHEVDYEKIARSVIADIGYIDTDGFKADTAEVMMRLVAQSPDISQGVTVGQGLHEEQGAGDQGLMFGYACDQTTELMPLPISLSHRLVARLAELRHSGKLAYLRPDAKSQVSIQYRDGRPARVATVVISTQHKESATLEQITADVREHVIKPIIPPELLDSDTVYHVNPTGRFVVGGPSGDSGLTGRKIIVDTYGGWGRHGGGAFSGKDPSKVDRSAAYMARYLAKNVVAAGAASACEVQLAYAIGVAQPVSVHVDTFGTSRQDPASIAQKLRNEVDLRPASIIERFKLKRPIYRKTAAYGHFGRPAVDGFFPWENLDLAAKLG; encoded by the coding sequence ATGTCCGTGGACGAGTTCATTTTCACTTCGGAGTCCGTCTCCGAAGGCCATCCCGACAAAGTTTGCGATCAGATCTCCGACGCCGTCCTCGATGCGCATCTTGCCGGCGACCCTCACAGCCGCGTCGCTTGCGAAACGCTCGTCGCCACCGACCTCGTGGTGATGGCAGGCGAGATCACCAGCAAGCACGAAGTCGATTACGAGAAGATCGCACGCAGCGTCATCGCCGACATCGGCTACATCGACACCGACGGCTTCAAGGCCGACACCGCCGAAGTGATGATGCGCCTGGTTGCGCAGTCTCCCGACATCTCGCAGGGCGTCACCGTCGGCCAGGGCCTGCACGAGGAGCAGGGGGCTGGCGATCAGGGCCTCATGTTCGGTTACGCCTGCGATCAGACGACCGAGCTCATGCCGCTGCCGATCTCGCTCTCGCATCGCCTGGTCGCGCGCCTGGCCGAGCTGCGCCACAGCGGCAAGCTCGCCTACCTGCGCCCCGACGCGAAGTCGCAGGTCAGCATTCAGTATCGTGACGGCAGGCCCGCCCGCGTCGCCACCGTGGTCATCTCGACTCAGCACAAGGAGTCGGCGACTCTCGAGCAGATCACTGCCGACGTGCGCGAGCACGTCATCAAGCCGATCATCCCGCCCGAGCTGCTCGATTCCGACACCGTCTATCACGTCAATCCGACCGGCCGCTTCGTGGTCGGCGGCCCTTCGGGCGACTCGGGGCTGACGGGACGAAAGATCATCGTCGACACCTACGGCGGCTGGGGCCGTCACGGGGGCGGCGCGTTCTCGGGCAAGGACCCTTCCAAGGTCGACCGGTCGGCCGCGTACATGGCGCGCTATCTGGCCAAGAACGTCGTGGCCGCCGGCGCCGCCAGCGCCTGCGAGGTGCAGCTGGCGTACGCCATCGGCGTCGCGCAGCCGGTCTCGGTGCACGTCGATACGTTCGGCACCAGCCGTCAGGATCCCGCATCGATCGCGCAGAAGCTGCGCAACGAAGTGGACCTGCGGCCCGCTTCGATCATCGAGCGTTTCAAGCTCAAGCGACCGATTTATCGCAAGACGGCCGCCTACGGTCACTTCGGCCGGCCCGCCGTCGATGGCTTCTTCCCCTGGGAGAATCTGGATCTGGCAGCCAAGCTGGGCTGA
- the raiA gene encoding ribosome-associated translation inhibitor RaiA: MQILVTFRHMDASDALRTYATEKVERVANKYLKNAVEAHVILEASGHRKRFQAEINIHASNFDISAHSESDDMYSAIDFAVDKVEAQLRKHKDRINDRKGRASAPEAATNIPVDVLGPHDDEGGPRVIETDSMPAKPLSVEDAVLQLDLSHSEFLVFRNSATNSISVVYRRRDGNYGLIVPNS; this comes from the coding sequence GTGCAGATCTTGGTCACCTTCCGACACATGGACGCCAGCGATGCGCTGCGCACCTACGCAACCGAGAAGGTCGAGCGGGTTGCGAACAAGTACCTGAAGAACGCCGTCGAGGCGCACGTGATCCTGGAGGCGTCGGGCCACCGCAAGCGTTTTCAGGCCGAGATCAACATCCACGCTTCCAACTTCGACATCTCGGCCCATTCGGAATCCGATGACATGTACTCAGCCATCGACTTCGCCGTCGACAAGGTCGAGGCGCAGCTTCGCAAGCACAAGGACCGCATCAACGACCGCAAGGGCCGCGCCAGCGCGCCGGAGGCCGCCACCAACATCCCCGTAGATGTGCTAGGACCGCACGACGACGAGGGCGGGCCGCGCGTGATCGAGACCGACAGCATGCCGGCCAAGCCGCTGTCGGTGGAAGACGCGGTGTTGCAGCTCGATCTTTCGCACTCCGAGTTCCTGGTGTTCCGCAATTCGGCCACCAACAGCATCAGCGTCGTCTACCGCCGGCGCGACGGGAACTACGGCCTGATCGTGCCCAACAGCTGA
- a CDS encoding PTS sugar transporter subunit IIA: protein MRLASILSPSCIVLDVAGATKREILSKLAAPIAADRADISYEDLLDALVRREEASSTAIADGIAIPHAKITTGNQVICCFGRSREGVEFESVDGRPTTLFFVLVSPAADPSLHVQWLSHIAGLLSNGGLRRQLLEVRSPEQVLAALEEEESVREARA, encoded by the coding sequence GTGCGGCTGGCGAGCATTCTTTCGCCGTCCTGCATCGTGCTCGACGTTGCCGGGGCCACCAAGCGCGAAATCCTCTCCAAGCTGGCGGCGCCGATCGCCGCCGATCGCGCCGACATCTCCTACGAGGATCTTCTCGACGCGCTGGTGCGGCGCGAGGAGGCCAGCAGCACGGCCATCGCCGACGGCATCGCGATCCCTCACGCCAAGATCACCACCGGCAACCAGGTGATCTGCTGCTTCGGCCGCTCGCGCGAGGGCGTCGAGTTCGAATCGGTGGATGGGCGGCCGACCACGCTGTTCTTCGTGCTGGTGTCGCCGGCGGCCGATCCTTCGCTGCACGTGCAGTGGCTTTCGCACATCGCGGGCCTGCTCAGCAACGGCGGCCTGCGCCGCCAGCTGCTCGAGGTGCGCTCGCCCGAGCAGGTGCTGGCGGCGCTCGAGGAGGAAGAGAGCGTGCGGGAGGCAAGGGCGTGA
- a CDS encoding HPr family phosphocarrier protein: MGTASAEFVVSNQLGLHVRAAAMVVRTVTPFQSTITIRTDSGSADARSVLDLLTLSANKGTKVTVAAEGPDADAAVAALGDLIMRNFAE; this comes from the coding sequence ATGGGAACTGCTTCGGCGGAATTCGTGGTGAGCAATCAGCTCGGCCTGCACGTTCGTGCCGCGGCGATGGTCGTGCGCACCGTCACTCCGTTCCAGTCCACCATCACCATCCGCACCGACAGCGGCAGCGCCGATGCCCGCAGCGTGCTCGATCTGCTGACGCTCTCGGCCAACAAAGGCACCAAGGTGACGGTGGCTGCCGAAGGGCCCGATGCCGACGCCGCCGTGGCCGCTCTGGGCGACCTGATCATGCGCAACTTCGCGGAGTAG
- the rapZ gene encoding RNase adapter RapZ, with translation MSAGSGDERAHEASRPHEREAGRRAVEVIVVTGMSGSGRSTAIHALEDLGTYCIDNLPTALVFQFVALCSDARAGKPKVGLGLDVRDAAYVKSWPSVRQALEKAGHRVTVVYLDASDEVLVRRYSETRRVHPLAGGRDVPEAIRAEREMLAPLERTADLVIDTSGLTVHELKRRLQEFAAGTATYRGPAVTLKSFGFKYGTLPDADMILDVRFLPNPHFVDELRPLTGRDEKVACYVLEPAVAGEYLERVMNLLEFVLPHYGVEGRPYMTIGLGCTGGRHRSVCIAEEIGRRLRQRGVDVSVRHRDADREDR, from the coding sequence GTGAGCGCCGGCTCGGGCGACGAACGGGCGCACGAGGCGTCGCGGCCGCACGAGCGCGAGGCCGGCCGTCGTGCGGTCGAGGTCATCGTCGTCACCGGCATGTCCGGCTCGGGCCGCTCCACCGCCATCCATGCGCTCGAGGACCTCGGCACCTACTGCATCGACAACCTGCCCACGGCGCTGGTCTTCCAGTTCGTCGCGCTGTGCAGCGATGCGCGAGCCGGCAAGCCCAAGGTCGGCCTGGGCCTGGACGTGCGCGATGCCGCCTACGTCAAGAGCTGGCCAAGCGTGCGCCAGGCGCTCGAGAAGGCCGGCCATCGGGTAACCGTCGTCTACCTCGACGCTTCGGACGAGGTGCTGGTGAGGCGCTATTCGGAGACCCGGCGCGTGCATCCGCTGGCTGGCGGCCGCGACGTGCCCGAAGCCATTCGCGCCGAGCGCGAGATGCTCGCGCCGCTGGAGCGCACGGCCGACCTCGTCATCGACACCAGCGGTCTGACCGTGCACGAGCTCAAACGCCGGCTGCAGGAGTTCGCCGCCGGGACCGCCACCTATCGCGGGCCGGCGGTGACGCTCAAGAGCTTCGGCTTCAAGTACGGCACGTTGCCCGACGCCGACATGATCCTGGACGTGCGCTTCCTGCCCAATCCGCATTTCGTCGACGAGCTGCGGCCGCTGACGGGGCGCGACGAGAAGGTGGCCTGCTACGTTCTGGAGCCGGCCGTGGCCGGCGAGTATCTGGAACGGGTAATGAACTTGCTCGAATTCGTGCTACCTCATTACGGCGTGGAAGGTCGTCCCTACATGACGATAGGCCTGGGTTGCACGGGTGGGCGTCATCGCTCGGTGTGCATCGCCGAGGAGATCGGCCGCCGCCTTCGCCAGCGCGGCGTGGACGTCAGCGTGCGTCACCGCGACGCAGATAGGGAGGATCGGTAG
- the ahcY gene encoding adenosylhomocysteinase, which translates to MAKNAARNGSKNGKNAPYDIKDPKLAPEGKKRVDWAGRDMPVLNMIAERFRKEKPLKGAKMTACLHVTAETANLMRTLKAGGADVLLCASNPLSTQDDVAATLSLDDRIPTFAIRGEDSKTYYSHLTRGIEHEPNLTMDDGADLVSLLHTSMSQYAGRVIASMEETTTGVIRLKALEADGRLTIPVVAVNDADTKHLFDNRYGTGQSTIDAIIRATDVLMAGKVVVVVGYGWCGRGVAARAAGSGAQVVVCEVDPMRALEAAMDGFRVMPMAKAAKEGDIFVSVTGDMHTVNEKTFPLMKNGAVVCNAGHFDIEIDVKALTRMAKKINRNVRNNVDEYIIDGGKSIFLLAEGRLVNLAAAEGHPASVMDMSFATQALAAEWAYKQGAKGRLEVKVHKVPREIEEQVASLKLASMGIQCDKLTPAQKKYLTSWEHGTE; encoded by the coding sequence ATGGCCAAAAACGCGGCACGAAACGGCTCGAAGAACGGAAAGAACGCTCCTTACGACATCAAGGACCCCAAGCTCGCACCCGAGGGCAAGAAACGGGTGGACTGGGCCGGGCGCGACATGCCCGTGCTCAATATGATCGCCGAGCGCTTCCGCAAGGAGAAGCCGCTCAAGGGCGCGAAGATGACGGCGTGCCTGCACGTGACGGCCGAGACCGCCAATCTGATGCGCACGCTCAAGGCCGGCGGCGCCGACGTGCTGCTGTGCGCTTCCAATCCGCTTTCGACCCAGGACGACGTGGCGGCCACGCTCAGCCTGGACGACAGGATCCCGACGTTTGCCATTCGCGGCGAGGACTCCAAGACCTACTACAGCCACCTCACGCGAGGCATCGAGCACGAGCCTAACCTGACCATGGACGATGGCGCCGACCTCGTCTCGCTGCTGCACACCTCGATGTCGCAGTACGCCGGCCGCGTCATCGCGTCGATGGAGGAAACCACCACCGGCGTCATTCGCCTCAAGGCGCTGGAGGCCGACGGCCGCCTGACAATTCCGGTGGTCGCGGTCAACGACGCCGACACCAAGCACCTCTTCGACAACCGTTACGGCACCGGACAGTCCACGATCGATGCCATCATCCGCGCCACGGACGTGCTGATGGCCGGCAAGGTCGTGGTCGTGGTGGGCTACGGCTGGTGCGGCCGCGGTGTGGCTGCGCGGGCGGCGGGATCGGGCGCCCAGGTCGTCGTGTGCGAAGTCGATCCGATGCGCGCGCTCGAGGCCGCAATGGACGGCTTCCGCGTCATGCCGATGGCCAAGGCTGCGAAGGAAGGCGATATCTTCGTCAGCGTCACCGGCGACATGCACACGGTGAACGAGAAGACGTTCCCGCTGATGAAGAACGGGGCGGTGGTCTGCAACGCCGGCCACTTCGACATCGAGATCGACGTCAAGGCGCTGACCCGCATGGCCAAGAAGATCAACCGCAACGTGCGCAACAACGTCGACGAGTACATCATCGACGGCGGCAAGAGCATCTTCCTGCTGGCCGAAGGGCGCCTGGTGAACCTGGCGGCCGCCGAGGGACATCCTGCCTCGGTGATGGACATGAGCTTTGCCACGCAGGCGCTGGCGGCCGAGTGGGCGTACAAGCAGGGCGCCAAGGGCAGGCTCGAGGTGAAGGTGCACAAGGTTCCGCGCGAGATCGAGGAGCAGGTCGCGTCGCTCAAGCTGGCCAGCATGGGCATTCAGTGCGACAAGCTCACGCCTGCGCAGAAGAAGTACCTGACAAGCTGGGAGCACGGGACGGAGTAG